A window of Eubacteriaceae bacterium ES3 contains these coding sequences:
- a CDS encoding HAD-IC family P-type ATPase produces the protein MINKINPETGLTGKQVEERIREGKVNQQPESKTRTVGRIIRENTLSLFNLLNLILALMVFSVGSYKNLLFINIVVINTIIGIVQEVKAKQTVDRLTLMTQPLASVLRDGKIIELGFEDIVLDEIILLKAGNQIPTDSIVLEGELEVNEALLTGESDTISKLKGESLLSGSFVVSGQAYVCATAVGSQNYASQLIDQVKAVKVSDSEIMRLLRLIVRVVGALIVPIGLLLFYKQIFVQDLPLETAVVSVVAAIIGMIPQGLVLLTSVALAVGVIRLGRHQILVSELYAIETLARVDVLCLDKTGTITEGNMEVLSVETLLAEKNPVKALRALVANVKDENPTAKALRESFQGEVQNWDCDEVIHFSSERKYSGAHFKGIGSYVIGAPEFVLKNRYDEIRDKVEGYAREGQRVLCLCHSDEPFGEKAELPENLNIVALILLGDKIRKEAKRTLEYFANQGVSIKVISGDNPLTVAQVARRAGLLRWNSYIDCKILETDDAVVQAALKYSVFGRVSPNQKQLIIKTLKEKGHTVAMTGDGVNDILALREADCSIAMAKGSDAVRQVSQVVLLDSDFSGFTRVLMEGRRVINNISRAASLFLVKTLFSLMLAIILLVANQAYPFVPIQLTLVGALTTGIPSVYLALEPNRNRVSGNFLETVIRKALPGALAIVINVLVIMFVGDYLGLSYQEKSTLSVIAAGITGLAILFRVSRPLTNKRLLMFLAMTFLFLVAVFVFDPFFYLVSPGAFTLPMALITAINMILIYPVMHTSIWLIDRTEAIFLKRQKQKKKDIRE, from the coding sequence TTGATAAATAAAATCAATCCTGAAACTGGTCTTACTGGAAAACAGGTTGAAGAAAGAATCCGGGAAGGAAAAGTTAATCAACAACCCGAATCGAAAACCAGAACCGTTGGTCGGATTATACGTGAAAATACGCTAAGCTTATTTAATCTTTTAAATCTGATCCTGGCTCTAATGGTTTTTTCTGTCGGCTCATATAAAAATCTGCTGTTTATCAATATTGTTGTGATTAATACGATTATCGGCATTGTTCAGGAAGTCAAAGCCAAGCAAACGGTAGATCGACTGACATTGATGACTCAGCCGCTTGCGTCTGTTTTGCGCGATGGAAAAATAATCGAGTTAGGTTTTGAAGATATTGTTCTTGATGAAATAATTCTATTAAAAGCAGGAAACCAGATCCCCACTGATTCTATTGTTTTAGAGGGAGAACTGGAAGTTAATGAGGCGTTACTTACAGGTGAATCGGATACCATTTCCAAGCTTAAGGGTGAATCGCTGTTATCAGGCAGTTTTGTTGTTTCAGGGCAGGCTTATGTTTGTGCAACAGCTGTAGGATCCCAGAATTATGCTTCTCAGCTGATTGATCAGGTTAAGGCTGTAAAAGTATCTGATTCTGAAATCATGAGATTGCTGAGGCTGATTGTTCGGGTAGTTGGGGCTTTAATTGTACCGATTGGACTGCTTCTTTTTTACAAGCAAATTTTTGTACAGGATCTTCCCCTGGAAACGGCGGTAGTTTCTGTTGTTGCGGCCATAATTGGAATGATTCCCCAGGGTTTGGTACTGCTAACCAGTGTGGCGCTGGCAGTGGGGGTGATTCGATTGGGACGTCATCAAATACTGGTATCAGAACTTTATGCGATTGAGACTCTGGCCCGGGTGGATGTCTTGTGTTTGGATAAAACCGGTACTATCACGGAAGGAAATATGGAGGTTTTATCGGTTGAGACCCTTTTGGCTGAAAAAAATCCAGTTAAAGCCTTACGCGCCCTTGTTGCTAATGTCAAAGATGAAAACCCGACAGCAAAAGCTTTGCGGGAATCTTTTCAGGGTGAAGTCCAAAATTGGGACTGTGACGAGGTAATTCACTTTTCCTCAGAGCGTAAATATAGTGGTGCGCATTTTAAGGGGATTGGAAGTTATGTGATCGGTGCACCCGAATTTGTGCTGAAAAACCGATATGACGAGATTCGTGATAAAGTGGAAGGCTATGCCCGTGAAGGTCAGCGTGTTTTATGTCTTTGTCATTCGGACGAACCATTCGGCGAAAAGGCTGAATTGCCAGAAAATCTGAATATTGTTGCCCTGATTTTATTAGGGGATAAAATTAGAAAAGAAGCCAAAAGAACGCTGGAATATTTTGCTAATCAGGGTGTATCAATTAAGGTGATTTCCGGAGACAATCCCCTGACTGTTGCTCAAGTTGCCAGAAGGGCAGGTCTTTTGCGTTGGAATTCATATATTGATTGTAAAATCTTAGAAACCGACGATGCGGTTGTCCAGGCAGCACTTAAGTACAGCGTTTTTGGTCGGGTAAGTCCAAATCAGAAACAACTAATTATAAAAACTCTTAAAGAAAAGGGACATACTGTTGCAATGACCGGTGATGGGGTCAATGATATACTGGCACTTCGAGAAGCTGATTGCAGTATTGCAATGGCTAAAGGAAGCGACGCTGTGCGTCAGGTTTCCCAGGTTGTGCTTTTAGATTCTGATTTTTCCGGTTTTACCCGTGTCCTGATGGAAGGACGCCGGGTAATAAATAATATCAGTCGCGCGGCGTCCTTGTTCTTAGTCAAAACCTTATTCTCGTTAATGTTGGCTATTATTCTTTTGGTAGCCAATCAGGCTTATCCCTTCGTTCCAATTCAGTTGACCCTGGTTGGTGCTTTAACAACGGGAATTCCTTCGGTATATTTGGCCCTTGAGCCTAATCGTAATCGGGTTAGTGGTAATTTTCTGGAAACAGTCATTCGAAAAGCTTTACCAGGTGCACTGGCGATTGTTATTAATGTACTAGTGATTATGTTTGTTGGAGACTATTTGGGTTTATCCTATCAGGAAAAATCAACTTTATCGGTGATTGCTGCGGGAATTACCGGTTTGGCTATTCTATTTAGAGTTAGTCGGCCTCTTACTAACAAAAGATTACTAATGTTTCTGGCTATGACTTTTTTATTCTTAGTGGCAGTCTTTGTTTTCGATCCCTTTTTTTACCTGGTTTCGCCGGGAGCGTTTACGCTGCCGATGGCGCTAATAACAGCGATAAACATGATTTTAATTTATCCGGTTATGC
- a CDS encoding GatB/YqeY domain-containing protein: MALKDQLQADLKTAMKEKDKVRKSTVTMIRAAILQVEKDQKTELTEEQVIEIIAKQLKQRRDGLAEFEKAQRDDLIQQAQAEIAIIESYLPTQLTLDEIKVIVDETIQETGARDIKDMGKVMGALMPKVKGRADGKLVNQAVKEKLA; this comes from the coding sequence TTGGCATTAAAGGATCAATTACAGGCTGACTTAAAAACGGCAATGAAGGAAAAAGATAAGGTTCGCAAGTCGACCGTGACAATGATTCGAGCTGCAATTTTGCAGGTGGAAAAGGATCAGAAAACGGAATTGACTGAAGAACAGGTCATTGAAATCATTGCAAAACAGTTAAAACAGCGCCGGGATGGGCTGGCAGAGTTTGAGAAAGCTCAAAGAGATGATTTAATCCAACAGGCTCAGGCTGAAATTGCCATTATTGAGAGCTACCTTCCTACACAGTTAACCCTTGATGAAATCAAGGTGATTGTCGATGAGACGATTCAGGAAACTGGAGCAAGAGATATAAAAGATATGGGTAAAGTGATGGGGGCCCTGATGCCGAAGGTCAAAGGCCGGGCAGATGGAAAACTTGTCAATCAGGCAGTTAAAGAAAAACTGGCATAA
- a CDS encoding histidine triad nucleotide-binding protein yields MSQDCIFCKIVKDELPSEKVYEDDLVLAFNDIAPQAPVHVVIIPKTHYESILSVSAGDEIIGHIHSVANRIALKLGIAETGFRLVNNCGQDGNQTVPHLHYHLLGGRPMLWPPG; encoded by the coding sequence ATGTCGCAGGATTGTATATTTTGTAAAATAGTAAAAGATGAACTGCCGTCGGAAAAGGTGTACGAAGATGATCTGGTGTTGGCCTTTAATGATATTGCGCCGCAAGCACCTGTTCATGTTGTGATAATACCAAAAACGCATTACGAATCGATTCTGTCAGTTTCAGCTGGAGATGAGATTATTGGACATATTCACAGTGTAGCGAACCGGATTGCATTAAAATTAGGGATTGCCGAGACTGGTTTTAGACTGGTAAATAATTGTGGCCAGGATGGTAACCAGACGGTCCCGCATTTGCATTATCATTTATTGGGAGGTCGACCCATGTTATGGCCGCCAGGCTGA
- the rpsU gene encoding 30S ribosomal protein S21, translating to MSEVRIKENETLESALRRFKRKTAMAGVMSEIRKREHYEKPSVKRKRKSEAARKRKMKKR from the coding sequence ATGTCTGAGGTTAGAATTAAAGAAAATGAAACATTAGAAAGCGCGTTAAGACGCTTTAAGCGTAAAACAGCCATGGCAGGAGTTATGTCTGAAATTCGAAAAAGAGAGCATTACGAAAAACCAAGCGTAAAGCGTAAAAGAAAATCAGAAGCTGCTAGAAAAAGAAAGATGAAAAAAAGATAG